In Deinococcus ruber, one genomic interval encodes:
- a CDS encoding HU family DNA-binding protein produces the protein MTKKSTAKAPKTPAATPTPTAPVAAPESEKLSKTQLIELVAGRSNMTKKDAGLAVDAALDAIVEALKGGKSVGLPGLGTLDVRATAARTGVRPGTSEKIQIPAGKKVGFKVASTLKADL, from the coding sequence ATGACGAAGAAAAGCACGGCCAAAGCCCCAAAGACGCCCGCTGCCACGCCGACCCCGACTGCCCCGGTCGCCGCCCCGGAGAGTGAAAAGCTGAGCAAGACCCAGCTGATCGAGTTGGTGGCAGGGCGCAGCAACATGACGAAGAAGGATGCTGGTCTGGCGGTGGACGCGGCACTGGACGCGATTGTCGAGGCGCTGAAGGGTGGGAAGAGTGTTGGGTTGCCTGGATTGGGCACGCTGGATGTTCGCGCGACTGCGGCCCGCACGGGCGTGCGCCCTGGCACGTCTGAGAAGATCCAGATCCCCGCCGGCAAGAAGGTTGGGTTCAAAGTCGCCAGCACCCTGAAGGCCGACCTCTAA